One Microbacterium marinum genomic window, TCCAGGAGCCCGGCATCCCGGAGTCGTTCAAGGTCCTCATGAAGGAGATGCAGTCCCTCTGCCTGAACGTCGAGGTCCTCTCGGCCGACGGCACCGAGGTCAACCTGCGCGACAGTGACGACGAGGCCTTCCGCGCAGCGGAAGAGCTCGGCATCAACATCTCCACCCGGTTCGAGTCGACGTCGATCGACGAGATCTGACCCGCACCGGCAACGAACAGAATTCCGACACAGGAGAATCAGTGCTCGAGTCACACACCTTCGATCAGCTTCGCATCGGTCTCGCCACCGCCGACGACATCCGTCGTTGGTCCTTCGGTGAGGTCAAGAAGCCCGAAACCATCAACTACCGCACCCTGAAGCCCGAGAAGGACGGCCTCTTCGGAGAGCAGATCTTCGGGCCTTCCCGCGACTGGGAGTGCGCCTGCGGCAAGTACAAGCGCGTCCGCTTCAAGGGCATCGTCTGCGAGCGCTGCGGCGTGGAGGTCACCAAGTCCTCCGTCCGTCGTGAGCGCATGGGCCACATCGAGCTCGCCGCCCCCGTCACCCACATCTGGTACTTCAAGGGCGTGCCCTCGCGCCTGGGCTACCTGCTCGACATGGCGCCGAAGGACCTCGAGAAGGTCATCTACTTCGCCGCCTACATGGTGATCTCGGTCGACGAGGAGGCGCGTCACCGCGACCTCCCGACCCACGAGTCGAACCTTCGTCTCGAGATCAAGAACATCGCCGACCGTCGCGACTCGCGCGTTGCCGACCGTCTCCAGAAGCTGGAAGACGAGCTCGCCGCGCTCGAGGCCGAGGGTGCCAAGGCCGACCAGAAGAAGAAGGTCAAGGACGCCGCCGAGAAGGAGATGGCGACGATCCGCAAGCGCGGCGACGAGCAGGTCGCCAAGCTCGAGCGCATGTGGGACGAGTTCCGAGGCCTCGAGGTCGGCCAGCTCAAGCAGGAAGACGACATCTTCCAGGAGCTGCAGGACCGCTTCGGACAGTACTTCGAGGCCTACATGGGCGCCGAGTCGATCAAGCGTCGCCTCGAGGCGTTCGACCTGGCCGCCGAAGCCGAGTCGCTGCACCTGCAGATCTCCGAGGGCAAGGGTCAGCGCAAGATCCGCGCGATCAAGCGCCTCAAGGTCGTCAACTCGTTCCTGTCGACCGGCATGTCGCCGGCGTCGATGGTGCTGGATGTCGTCCCGGTCATCCCGCCGGAGCTGCGTCCGATGGTCCAGCTCGACGGTGGCCGTTTCGCCACGTCCGATCTGAACGACCTGTACCGTCGCGTGATCAACCGCAACAACCGTCTCCGTCGCCTGATCGACCTCGGTGCCCCCGAGATCATCGTCAACAACGAGAAGCGGATGCTGCAGGAGGCCGTGGACGCCCTGTTCGACAACGGCCGCCGCGGCCGTCCCGTCACCGGTACCGGCAACCGCGCCCTGAAGTCCCTCAGCGACATGCTGAAGGGTAAGCAGGGTCGTTTCCGCCAGAACCTGCTCGGCAAGCGCGTCGACTACTCGGGCCGTTCGGTCATCATCGTCGGCCCGCAGCTCAAGCTCCACCAGTGTGGTCTGCCCAAGCAGATGGCGCTCGAGCTCTTCAAGCCGTTCGTCATCAAGCGTCTGATCGACCTCGGTCACTCGCAGAACATCAAGGCCGCCAAGCGCGCCGTCGAGCGCACCCGTCCCGAGGTCTGGGACGTGCTCGAGGAGATCATCCGCGAGCGCCCGGTTCTCCTGAACCGTGCGCCCACGCTGCACCGCCTCGGCATCCAGGCCTTCGAGCCCCAGCTCGTCGAGGGCAAGGCCATCCAGCTGCACCCGCTCGTCTGCGCGGCGTTCAACGCCGACTTCGACGGTGACCAGATGGCTGTCCACCTGCCCCTGTCGGTCGAGGCTCAGGCCGAGGCCCGCGTGCTCATGCTGGCGTCGAACAACATCCTGAAGCCGTCGGACGGCCGCCCGGTGACCCTGCCCTCGCAGGACATGATCATCGGTCTGCACCACCTGACGACGCTCAAGGAAGGCGCCGCCGGCGAAGGCCGCGTGTTCGGTTCGGTCGGCGAGGCGATCCTGGCCAAGGACGAGGGCACCCTCGACCTGCAGGCCAAGGTCCGCATCCGCGTTCCCGGTCTCACCTTCCTCGAGGGCGAAGCGCCCGAGGGCTACGAGCGTCACGGTCTCGTCGACGCCTCGCTCGGCCAGGCGATCTTCAACGACACGCTCCCCAAGGGCTACCCGTTCGTCCGCGAGCAGGCCGACAAGGGCAAGCTGTCGCAGATCGTCAACAAGCTGGCTGAGGAGTACCCGAAGACCGAGGTCGCGGCATCCCTCGACCGGATCAAGGACGCCGGTTTCTACTGGGCCACCCGTTCGGGTGTGACCGTCGCGCTCAGCGACGTCCTCACGCCGCCGAACAAGAAGGAGATCGTCGGCGCCTACGAGAAGCAGGCGGCGAAGGTCCAGGGCCAGTTCGAGAAGGGTCTCACCACCGACGCCGAGCGTCGTCAGGAGCTCATCAAGATCTGGACCGAGGCCACCGACGAGGTTCAGAAGGCGATGCGGGACAACTTCCCCGCCGACAACACCATCAACCGCATGGTGAGCTCGGGCGCCCGTGGTAACTGGCTGCAGATCCGCAACATCGCGGGTAT contains:
- the rpoC gene encoding DNA-directed RNA polymerase subunit beta', giving the protein MLESHTFDQLRIGLATADDIRRWSFGEVKKPETINYRTLKPEKDGLFGEQIFGPSRDWECACGKYKRVRFKGIVCERCGVEVTKSSVRRERMGHIELAAPVTHIWYFKGVPSRLGYLLDMAPKDLEKVIYFAAYMVISVDEEARHRDLPTHESNLRLEIKNIADRRDSRVADRLQKLEDELAALEAEGAKADQKKKVKDAAEKEMATIRKRGDEQVAKLERMWDEFRGLEVGQLKQEDDIFQELQDRFGQYFEAYMGAESIKRRLEAFDLAAEAESLHLQISEGKGQRKIRAIKRLKVVNSFLSTGMSPASMVLDVVPVIPPELRPMVQLDGGRFATSDLNDLYRRVINRNNRLRRLIDLGAPEIIVNNEKRMLQEAVDALFDNGRRGRPVTGTGNRALKSLSDMLKGKQGRFRQNLLGKRVDYSGRSVIIVGPQLKLHQCGLPKQMALELFKPFVIKRLIDLGHSQNIKAAKRAVERTRPEVWDVLEEIIRERPVLLNRAPTLHRLGIQAFEPQLVEGKAIQLHPLVCAAFNADFDGDQMAVHLPLSVEAQAEARVLMLASNNILKPSDGRPVTLPSQDMIIGLHHLTTLKEGAAGEGRVFGSVGEAILAKDEGTLDLQAKVRIRVPGLTFLEGEAPEGYERHGLVDASLGQAIFNDTLPKGYPFVREQADKGKLSQIVNKLAEEYPKTEVAASLDRIKDAGFYWATRSGVTVALSDVLTPPNKKEIVGAYEKQAAKVQGQFEKGLTTDAERRQELIKIWTEATDEVQKAMRDNFPADNTINRMVSSGARGNWLQIRNIAGMRGLVNNPKGEIIPRPIISSYREGLSVAEYFIATHGARKGLADTALRTADSGYLTRRLVDVSQDVIIREEDCGTGKGLEFVIAAPGTDGSLVRDANVENSVFARTLAADVVDAQGTVLAEAGDDVGDVLIDKLVAGGIETIKVRSVLTCDSAVGVCAKCYGRSLASGKLVDIGEAVGIIAAQSIGEPGTQLTMRTFHTGGSASADDITQGLPRVQELFEARTPKGASPIAEADGVIKIDETEKAKKIILTPDNGDEPHVYPVLKRATLLVEDGQRVVVGEPLQVGTLDPKEVMRVQGAREVQKYLVGGVQGVYRSQGVPIHDKHIEVIVRQMLRKVTVVDHGETDLLPGELVDFKRYQQINREAVAEGKRPASGRPELMGITKASLATESWLSAASFQETTRVLTQAAMEGKSDPLVGLKENVIIGKLIPAGTGLAKYRNVVVEATEEAKSERYPNRIFASDGAYSDADLSYVDFDSFSTDDFTPGTYN